In a single window of the Natronosalvus caseinilyticus genome:
- a CDS encoding cold-shock protein has translation MANGKVDFFNDTGGYGFISTDDADDDVFFHMEDVGGPDLEEGTDIEFDIEQAPKGPRATNVVRN, from the coding sequence ATGGCAAACGGTAAGGTTGATTTCTTCAACGACACAGGCGGCTACGGTTTCATTTCGACGGACGACGCGGACGATGACGTCTTCTTCCACATGGAAGACGTCGGCGGTCCGGACCTCGAAGAAGGCACAGACATCGAATTCGACATCGAACAGGCCCCCAAAGGCCCCCGCGCGACGAACGTCGTCCGCAACTAA
- a CDS encoding HalOD1 output domain-containing protein — protein MQTEIPPPDSTHDSNYDQANDRYVFRYDPDGTATLTTTIVHALSSIANVDVSQGEFSLYDSIDPDALEQLFSRKNDGERRLDGHVCFRALEHEVYVFANGDIFVYPPAGSGQSPLR, from the coding sequence ATGCAAACTGAAATCCCTCCCCCAGACAGCACGCACGACTCGAATTACGACCAGGCGAACGATCGGTACGTCTTTCGCTACGACCCCGACGGCACGGCGACGTTGACGACGACCATCGTACACGCCCTCTCGAGCATCGCGAACGTCGACGTCTCCCAGGGCGAGTTCTCCCTGTACGACAGCATCGACCCCGACGCGCTCGAGCAACTGTTCAGCCGGAAGAACGACGGCGAACGACGACTCGACGGCCACGTGTGCTTCAGGGCCCTCGAGCACGAGGTGTACGTTTTCGCCAACGGCGACATCTTCGTCTATCCACCGGCTGGCAGCGGCCAGTCACCGCTTCGCTGA
- a CDS encoding CBS domain-containing protein: MDLPTPTDLRQRRNELELTQSELANRADVSQPLIARIEGGDVDPRLSTLRRIVNALEDAEGDIIRADDLMHEDVVSVAPDDPVSEAAHQMEREAYSQLAVIQDGIPVGSISQTELVHLDEDDRNEPVAEHMAESFPTVSKDATLDEISNLLEHYKAVMITEAGQTVGIITEADLAARLS, from the coding sequence ATGGACCTGCCGACGCCGACGGATCTCAGACAGCGCCGGAACGAACTGGAACTCACCCAGAGCGAACTGGCAAATCGGGCCGACGTCTCCCAGCCACTGATCGCCCGCATCGAGGGCGGCGACGTCGACCCGCGACTCTCGACCTTGCGTCGGATCGTCAACGCCCTCGAGGACGCGGAGGGCGACATCATTCGCGCGGACGACCTCATGCACGAGGACGTGGTCAGCGTCGCCCCCGACGATCCGGTTAGCGAGGCCGCCCACCAAATGGAACGGGAGGCGTACTCGCAACTGGCGGTCATCCAGGACGGAATTCCGGTCGGGTCGATCAGCCAGACGGAACTGGTACACCTGGACGAGGACGACCGCAACGAACCCGTCGCCGAACACATGGCTGAGAGCTTTCCGACCGTCTCGAAGGACGCGACCCTCGACGAGATTAGCAACCTCCTCGAGCACTACAAGGCCGTCATGATCACCGAGGCAGGCCAGACCGTGGGCATCATCACCGAGGCGGATCTGGCGGCGCGACTGTCCTGA
- the mch gene encoding methenyltetrahydromethanopterin cyclohydrolase, which yields MESLNRMAIELVDEALEFTEELNVGAYELENETTVLDFGLEFDGGIEAGLLCTEIQTAGLATPSRDLTEIGGAPIPHVELSTDQPGLALLCSQKASWELTTEDFEALGSGPARALVAEETEFRRIGYTDAFDLTALAVETDEQPTEAASEQVAALTGVETSGVFLLAYPTASVVGSVTNAARVAEHATFNLVELGYDPLDVVSATGRAPVPPVASDEQTAIGRTNDAVAYGGTAHLVVREDFDAFDAVVSSAREEYGTPFADIFEDRDWSFEETSADLFGPAKVTVDVLGGPTYVYGETDEDVLVDSFGLDADR from the coding sequence ATGGAGAGTCTCAACCGGATGGCCATCGAACTCGTCGACGAGGCCCTCGAGTTCACCGAGGAGCTCAACGTGGGCGCGTACGAACTCGAGAACGAGACGACGGTGCTCGACTTCGGCCTCGAGTTCGACGGCGGTATCGAAGCGGGACTGCTGTGTACGGAGATCCAGACGGCTGGACTCGCGACGCCGAGTCGCGACCTCACGGAGATTGGCGGCGCGCCCATCCCGCACGTCGAACTCTCGACGGACCAACCGGGACTCGCGTTGCTCTGTTCACAGAAAGCGAGCTGGGAACTCACGACCGAGGACTTCGAGGCGCTGGGGAGCGGTCCCGCCCGCGCACTCGTCGCCGAGGAGACGGAGTTCCGCCGCATCGGCTACACCGACGCCTTCGACCTGACGGCGCTCGCGGTCGAGACCGACGAACAGCCGACGGAGGCCGCTTCCGAACAGGTGGCCGCCCTCACGGGCGTCGAGACCAGCGGCGTCTTCCTGCTGGCCTACCCTACCGCCAGCGTCGTCGGGAGCGTCACGAACGCGGCCCGCGTGGCAGAGCACGCGACGTTCAACCTCGTCGAACTCGGCTACGATCCGCTCGACGTCGTCTCCGCGACCGGGCGTGCGCCGGTGCCGCCGGTCGCCAGCGACGAGCAGACGGCCATCGGCCGGACGAACGACGCCGTCGCGTACGGCGGGACGGCTCACCTCGTGGTTCGGGAGGACTTCGACGCCTTCGACGCGGTCGTCTCGAGCGCGCGCGAGGAGTACGGCACGCCGTTCGCCGACATCTTCGAGGATCGAGACTGGTCGTTCGAGGAGACGTCGGCCGACCTGTTCGGCCCGGCGAAGGTGACCGTGGACGTCCTCGGCGGCCCGACGTACGTCTACGGCGAGACGGACGAGGACGTCCTGGTCGACTCCTTCGGCCTCGACGCCGACCGCTGA
- a CDS encoding HAD family hydrolase: protein MTTTVYFDLDGTLLEYTTPFDELLAGVLSEDPSPELAEFFSDRVLEGITEIEPDPYERAFEAACDRYGVSGDPPSLAADYVALEAASMTIDPAVRRLLESVADRHRTGILTNGDGPMQWRKIEEHGLDEIVDEVIVSNDLGARKPDPAIFEEAKVRLPADAYLYVGDTYEHDIVPAREQGFETVYVGDEERPEASVTASGTNALASLLLPLLETDDDR, encoded by the coding sequence ATGACAACGACGGTGTATTTCGACCTCGACGGCACGCTCCTCGAGTACACGACGCCGTTCGACGAGCTGCTCGCTGGCGTCCTCTCCGAGGACCCGTCCCCGGAACTGGCCGAGTTCTTCTCCGATCGAGTACTCGAGGGCATTACCGAAATAGAACCGGATCCCTACGAACGGGCGTTCGAAGCCGCCTGTGATCGCTACGGGGTTTCGGGTGATCCGCCGTCGCTCGCCGCCGACTACGTCGCTCTCGAGGCAGCGTCGATGACCATCGACCCGGCGGTTCGACGCCTCCTCGAGAGCGTCGCCGACCGGCATCGGACGGGCATTCTCACCAACGGCGACGGGCCCATGCAGTGGCGCAAGATCGAGGAGCACGGCCTCGACGAGATCGTTGACGAAGTCATCGTTTCGAACGACCTGGGAGCGCGAAAGCCCGACCCCGCCATTTTCGAGGAAGCGAAGGTGCGCTTGCCGGCAGACGCGTACCTCTACGTCGGAGATACGTACGAACACGACATCGTCCCGGCCCGTGAGCAGGGATTCGAGACGGTGTACGTCGGCGACGAGGAGCGACCCGAGGCGTCGGTTACCGCCAGCGGAACGAACGCCCTCGCCTCCCTGCTCCTTCCGCTACTGGAGACCGACGACGATCGGTAA
- a CDS encoding PaaI family thioesterase, with amino-acid sequence MDIESFFEEMPFADLLGVEVTEAADGHAEGRLEMREELSWNADRLMAHGGVTFTLADTVGGAALVSEVDQPVPTIDMRIDYLSAGTGDLYAEADVVRCGGDVGVVDVEVYSEDDTLIADARGVYKTG; translated from the coding sequence ATGGACATCGAGTCTTTCTTCGAGGAGATGCCGTTCGCCGACCTGCTGGGCGTCGAGGTCACCGAAGCCGCAGACGGCCACGCCGAAGGTCGCCTCGAGATGCGCGAGGAACTGTCCTGGAACGCCGATCGGCTGATGGCCCACGGCGGGGTGACGTTCACCCTGGCGGACACCGTCGGCGGGGCGGCGCTCGTCTCGGAGGTCGATCAGCCGGTGCCGACGATCGATATGCGCATCGACTATCTCTCGGCGGGCACGGGCGACCTCTACGCCGAAGCCGACGTCGTTCGCTGTGGTGGGGACGTCGGCGTCGTCGACGTCGAGGTCTACAGCGAGGACGACACGCTGATCGCGGACGCTCGAGGCGTGTACAAGACCGGGTGA
- a CDS encoding DUF7333 family protein, giving the protein MPLEFDLVKTVGAFVAIIAVGTVALTMMPGMTTGTILTMVLPSMAIFGAVMLAIGVKHGEYRATR; this is encoded by the coding sequence ATGCCACTCGAGTTCGACCTCGTCAAGACCGTCGGTGCGTTCGTCGCGATCATCGCCGTCGGGACCGTAGCCCTCACGATGATGCCGGGCATGACGACCGGAACGATCCTGACGATGGTCCTGCCGTCGATGGCGATCTTCGGGGCGGTCATGCTCGCCATCGGCGTCAAACACGGGGAATACCGGGCGACGCGCTGA
- a CDS encoding YcaO-like family protein yields the protein MDVHVVGDDPVRAAVVAAFDDVDSVSAVDATPDDLNDARFAVVSDVVGAETFERANAAAREGNTPWIAVEVGGVGGHPLEAVDAAISGFATDTACFSCLEGRVESTLEDENGSDGKPRANRSAARLAGAIAGRECIRLFSGEEPTIVGQVREVPHARRQVLPVPGCACQPSERDRSLDLADDESLDLEAAVDRAELAIDERVGIVESIGELESFPAPYYLATVADTTAYSDASAPTQAAGVAVDWNAALMKAVGEGLERYCAGTYRDADFVRASEAGLEHAVSPTDLVRPDSAPEYDSGEDRRWVEGVDLESGASVHLPAAAVQFPQPGDSLVPSITTGLGLGSSTVDALRSGLTEVVERDATMLAWYSTFEPLALEVDAEAETTAYETLARRARSEGLETTALLCSQDVDVPVVAVAVHRDLNTPTEEYEEPWPHFAVGSAAGLDAGAAAAGALEEALQNWMELRGMGPEEAENASGAIGEYGSFPDRARKFVDVGDARQVAASSVGPDPVPTGAARLEALLERVTDVGLTPYAARLTTRDVERIGFEAVRVVVPDAQPLFTSEPYFAPRAETVPDDLGFEPQLERAFHPYP from the coding sequence ATGGACGTACACGTAGTCGGTGACGACCCCGTTCGCGCGGCCGTCGTCGCCGCGTTCGACGACGTGGATTCGGTATCGGCCGTCGACGCAACCCCAGACGATCTGAACGACGCGCGATTCGCCGTCGTGAGCGACGTCGTCGGGGCCGAGACCTTCGAGCGCGCGAACGCGGCCGCTCGCGAGGGGAACACGCCCTGGATCGCCGTCGAAGTCGGCGGCGTCGGTGGCCACCCGCTCGAGGCGGTCGACGCCGCAATCTCGGGGTTCGCCACCGACACGGCTTGCTTCTCGTGTCTCGAGGGTCGCGTCGAGTCGACGCTCGAGGACGAGAACGGTAGCGACGGAAAACCACGCGCGAACCGGAGCGCGGCCAGGCTCGCAGGGGCCATCGCCGGCCGGGAGTGCATTCGGCTGTTCAGCGGGGAGGAGCCGACGATCGTCGGGCAGGTTCGCGAGGTTCCTCACGCCAGGCGACAGGTGCTCCCCGTTCCAGGCTGCGCGTGCCAGCCGTCAGAGCGGGATCGATCGCTCGACCTCGCGGACGACGAGTCCCTCGACCTCGAGGCGGCCGTCGACCGGGCCGAACTCGCTATCGACGAACGAGTCGGCATCGTCGAATCAATCGGCGAACTCGAGTCGTTTCCGGCTCCCTACTACCTCGCGACGGTGGCCGACACGACGGCCTACAGCGACGCGAGCGCGCCGACGCAGGCCGCCGGCGTCGCCGTCGACTGGAACGCAGCGCTGATGAAGGCCGTTGGGGAAGGCCTCGAACGCTACTGTGCGGGGACCTACCGAGATGCGGACTTCGTTCGAGCCAGCGAGGCCGGCCTCGAGCACGCCGTCTCGCCGACCGACCTCGTTCGGCCGGACTCGGCCCCCGAGTACGATTCTGGTGAGGACCGCCGATGGGTCGAAGGCGTCGACCTCGAGAGCGGCGCGTCCGTCCACCTTCCAGCGGCAGCGGTCCAGTTCCCCCAGCCCGGCGACTCGCTGGTGCCGTCGATCACGACCGGACTCGGCCTCGGGTCGTCGACGGTCGACGCGCTCCGCTCCGGGCTGACGGAGGTCGTCGAACGCGACGCCACGATGCTCGCGTGGTACTCCACGTTCGAACCGCTGGCCCTCGAGGTCGATGCCGAGGCCGAGACCACCGCCTACGAGACGCTCGCCAGGCGGGCGCGAAGCGAGGGACTCGAGACGACCGCGCTGCTTTGCTCGCAGGACGTGGACGTCCCCGTGGTCGCGGTCGCCGTTCATCGGGACCTGAACACTCCCACCGAGGAGTACGAAGAGCCATGGCCCCACTTCGCCGTCGGCTCGGCCGCCGGACTCGACGCCGGTGCCGCCGCGGCGGGCGCGCTCGAGGAGGCCCTCCAGAACTGGATGGAACTTCGAGGGATGGGACCGGAGGAGGCCGAGAACGCGAGCGGTGCCATCGGCGAGTACGGGTCGTTTCCCGACCGGGCCAGGAAGTTCGTCGACGTCGGCGACGCGCGGCAGGTAGCGGCCTCGTCCGTCGGCCCGGACCCCGTGCCCACTGGCGCGGCGAGACTCGAGGCGCTCCTCGAGCGCGTGACCGACGTCGGACTGACGCCGTACGCCGCTCGACTCACGACGCGAGACGTCGAACGAATTGGGTTCGAGGCCGTGCGCGTCGTCGTCCCCGACGCCCAGCCGCTGTTCACGAGCGAGCCGTACTTCGCGCCTCGAGCCGAGACGGTCCCCGACGACCTGGGGTTCGAGCCGCAACTCGAGCGGGCATTTCACCCCTATCCGTAG
- a CDS encoding MTH1187 family thiamine-binding protein, with the protein MTVIGFLSTAPVVEDSMSSEVAKAVDALEDYDVEYETGPMGTTIEAENVDELFAAAQAAHEAVGGDRVSTFLKIDDKRTSDESAAAKVDAVESHLERPARSGE; encoded by the coding sequence ATGACGGTCATCGGATTTCTGAGCACGGCACCGGTCGTCGAGGACAGCATGTCGTCTGAAGTGGCCAAAGCTGTCGACGCGCTCGAGGACTACGACGTCGAGTACGAAACCGGGCCGATGGGAACGACCATTGAGGCCGAAAACGTCGACGAACTGTTCGCCGCGGCGCAGGCGGCCCACGAGGCGGTCGGCGGCGACCGCGTCAGCACTTTCCTCAAGATCGACGACAAGCGGACGAGCGACGAGTCGGCGGCGGCGAAGGTCGACGCCGTCGAGTCCCACCTCGAGCGGCCGGCGAGAAGTGGCGAATAG
- a CDS encoding Gfo/Idh/MocA family protein: protein MTGVGTGIGVGIVGLGGMGQLHASNMRQEGADIVAGVDLIAAQRERFGAEFGAETYDSHEAMLEDERVEVVVVTTPNKFHEPIAVAALEAGRHVLVEKPLGHTLESAERLAEAAERADGICMVGFHNRHAASAAMFDAYKAQGRFGRLTHVEANYIRRRGVPGPGSWFTNPDLAGGGALLDIGVHAIDLALYMLDFPDVLEVSGTARSTFGTQEEYADPDGFGNNWDAQSEAYEVDDSVSAFIRCADGRTITLEAGWATNRDPSQEFHVRGSNAGARFEIGDSDLELLEAGIAGCDHYADTQLTGDASVTGHYEQDRVFLETVAAGEEATVNTVDEALAVQRVIDAIYRSSETGRAIRLEDTRKATRPMD, encoded by the coding sequence ATGACCGGCGTCGGCACCGGAATCGGCGTTGGTATCGTTGGCCTCGGTGGGATGGGGCAACTCCACGCCTCGAACATGCGCCAGGAGGGCGCCGATATCGTCGCCGGTGTCGATCTGATCGCAGCACAGCGCGAACGGTTCGGTGCCGAGTTCGGCGCCGAAACGTACGACTCTCACGAGGCCATGCTCGAGGACGAGCGCGTCGAGGTGGTCGTCGTCACGACGCCGAACAAGTTCCACGAGCCGATCGCAGTCGCCGCGCTCGAGGCCGGTCGCCACGTGCTTGTCGAGAAGCCACTCGGGCACACCCTCGAGAGCGCCGAGCGCCTCGCCGAGGCGGCCGAACGGGCGGACGGAATCTGTATGGTGGGCTTTCACAACCGTCACGCCGCGTCGGCGGCGATGTTCGACGCGTACAAGGCCCAGGGCCGATTCGGTCGGCTGACCCACGTCGAAGCCAACTACATCCGTCGGCGCGGCGTTCCCGGCCCTGGTTCCTGGTTCACGAACCCCGACCTCGCCGGTGGCGGTGCGTTACTGGACATCGGCGTCCACGCTATCGACCTCGCGCTCTACATGCTCGACTTTCCGGACGTGCTCGAGGTCTCCGGTACGGCCCGGAGCACGTTCGGCACCCAGGAGGAGTACGCCGACCCCGACGGCTTTGGCAACAACTGGGACGCGCAGTCCGAGGCCTACGAGGTCGACGATTCCGTCAGCGCGTTCATCCGCTGTGCCGACGGGCGAACGATCACCCTCGAGGCTGGCTGGGCGACCAACCGCGACCCCAGTCAAGAGTTCCACGTCCGGGGGAGCAACGCCGGCGCGCGGTTCGAAATTGGCGATTCGGATCTCGAGTTGCTCGAAGCCGGCATTGCGGGCTGTGACCACTACGCGGACACCCAGCTCACCGGCGACGCGTCGGTAACCGGACACTACGAACAGGATCGAGTCTTCCTCGAGACGGTTGCCGCGGGCGAGGAAGCGACGGTCAACACGGTCGACGAAGCCCTGGCCGTTCAGCGGGTCATCGACGCGATCTATCGCTCGAGCGAGACGGGGCGCGCGATTCGTCTCGAGGACACGCGTAAGGCGACCCGTCCGATGGACTGA
- a CDS encoding phosphoadenosine phosphosulfate reductase family protein produces MPDDFPTYVDVDYEDGTDEDPEDYPQIQDKIEKAIEVTRQGLEQYENPAVMWTGGKDSTLVLYFVKEVADRYDLEVPPAIFIDHYQHFEAIHDFVDHWADEWDLEVIYARNEDIGRYVEENDLEPGDDIPVDELSEHNQHHVENILEYEEDTFPFLLDTYAGNHLLKTVALNDALEEYDIDGILSGVRWDEQEARADETFFSPRHDPDIYPPHDRVQPILQFDEAAVWEAFWNFVVPDTVEAFPDEGYVPQSADDLPNDLEPGDTPVSPKYWEGFRSLGSEISTEKTEDDPAWLQDLEGTTERAGRAQDKEDLMERLRDLGYM; encoded by the coding sequence ATGCCCGACGATTTCCCCACGTACGTCGACGTCGATTACGAGGACGGCACCGACGAGGACCCCGAAGACTACCCGCAGATCCAGGACAAGATCGAGAAGGCCATCGAGGTCACGCGACAGGGACTCGAGCAGTACGAGAACCCGGCTGTGATGTGGACCGGCGGCAAGGACTCGACGCTCGTCCTGTACTTCGTCAAGGAGGTCGCGGACCGCTACGACCTCGAGGTACCTCCGGCGATCTTCATCGACCACTACCAGCACTTCGAGGCGATCCACGACTTCGTCGACCACTGGGCCGACGAGTGGGACCTCGAGGTCATCTACGCGCGAAACGAGGACATCGGCAGGTACGTCGAGGAGAACGACCTCGAGCCGGGTGACGACATTCCCGTCGACGAACTGTCCGAACACAACCAGCACCACGTCGAGAACATCCTCGAGTACGAGGAGGACACGTTCCCGTTTCTGCTCGACACCTACGCAGGCAACCACCTGCTGAAGACGGTCGCGCTGAACGACGCACTCGAGGAGTACGACATCGACGGCATCCTCTCGGGCGTCCGCTGGGACGAACAGGAAGCCCGCGCCGACGAGACGTTCTTCTCGCCGCGCCACGATCCGGACATCTACCCGCCCCACGACCGCGTTCAGCCCATTCTCCAGTTCGACGAGGCGGCCGTCTGGGAGGCGTTCTGGAACTTCGTCGTCCCGGACACCGTCGAGGCGTTCCCGGACGAGGGCTACGTCCCGCAGAGCGCCGACGACCTGCCGAACGACCTCGAGCCTGGTGATACCCCCGTCTCGCCGAAATACTGGGAGGGCTTCCGCTCGCTCGGGAGCGAGATTAGCACCGAGAAGACCGAGGACGACCCCGCCTGGCTTCAGGACCTCGAGGGAACGACCGAGCGCGCGGGGCGCGCCCAGGACAAAGAGGACCTGATGGAGCGGTTGCGGGACCTCGGCTACATGTAG
- a CDS encoding HAD family hydrolase produces MTAPTTMPVDAVLFDLDDTLCRYRRSPATVLERAFERAGVDTLFEPSTYHDRYGDYLEDSSSVADLRERCFGDLAVESGFDRDVGVAVAEAFAAERDQRAVDPLSGVPDVLEALGEEYRLGLVTNGNPEMQREKLDAIGLTDAFETTVFAGYDTAPKPDPEPFGRVLETLETDPGRAVYVGNSLSSDVAGARAAGIRSVWVPPKPDVPAEPTPRPDYTLESLADLEQPPWLES; encoded by the coding sequence ATGACCGCGCCCACGACGATGCCCGTCGACGCCGTGCTGTTCGACCTGGACGACACCCTCTGTCGCTACCGCCGGTCGCCGGCGACGGTCCTCGAGCGAGCGTTCGAGCGTGCCGGCGTCGACACACTCTTCGAGCCGTCGACGTACCACGATCGGTACGGCGACTACCTGGAAGATAGCTCGAGCGTCGCCGACCTGCGCGAACGGTGCTTCGGCGACCTGGCGGTCGAATCGGGCTTCGACCGGGACGTCGGCGTCGCCGTCGCGGAGGCGTTCGCCGCCGAGCGCGACCAGCGAGCGGTCGATCCGCTCTCGGGCGTTCCCGACGTCCTCGAGGCGCTTGGTGAGGAGTATCGTCTCGGCCTCGTCACCAACGGCAACCCCGAGATGCAACGCGAGAAACTCGACGCCATCGGCCTCACCGACGCGTTCGAGACGACGGTCTTCGCGGGCTACGACACGGCGCCGAAGCCCGACCCGGAGCCGTTTGGGCGGGTGCTCGAGACCCTCGAGACGGATCCCGGGCGCGCAGTGTACGTCGGGAACTCCCTCTCGAGCGACGTCGCAGGTGCTCGAGCGGCCGGGATTCGGTCAGTCTGGGTGCCCCCTAAGCCAGACGTTCCCGCGGAGCCGACGCCCCGCCCGGACTACACGCTCGAGTCACTGGCGGATCTCGAGCAGCCGCCCTGGCTCGAGTCGTAA
- the psmB gene encoding archaeal proteasome endopeptidase complex subunit beta, which translates to MRTPSHDSEFSRTVDQLANEPSPYEPELGSLPQNGLSQAELDNVNKTGTTTIGITTADGVVIATDMRASLGGRFVSNKNVQKVEQIHPTGALTMVGSVGGAQSFIKSLRAEVNLYNARRGEEMSIDALATLAGNFARGGPFFAIHPILGGVDAEGSHVYSIDPAGGVMEDDYTVTGSGMQLAYGHLEQAYEEGLSNDEAMTIAARSIKSAAERDTGSGNGVFLCEITEDGVEIHGHNDFEEVI; encoded by the coding sequence ATGCGAACGCCATCCCACGACTCCGAGTTCTCTCGCACCGTCGACCAGCTGGCGAACGAGCCCTCGCCGTACGAACCGGAACTCGGCTCGCTCCCCCAGAACGGCCTCTCGCAGGCCGAACTGGACAACGTGAACAAGACGGGGACCACGACGATCGGCATCACGACGGCCGACGGCGTCGTCATCGCGACCGACATGCGCGCGAGCCTCGGCGGTCGCTTCGTCTCGAACAAGAACGTCCAGAAGGTCGAGCAGATCCACCCGACCGGCGCGCTGACGATGGTCGGCAGCGTCGGCGGCGCCCAGTCGTTCATCAAGAGCCTGCGCGCCGAGGTCAACCTCTACAACGCCCGCCGTGGCGAGGAGATGAGCATCGACGCACTCGCCACCCTCGCGGGCAACTTCGCCCGTGGCGGCCCGTTCTTCGCCATCCACCCCATCCTGGGCGGCGTCGACGCGGAAGGGAGCCACGTTTACAGCATCGACCCCGCCGGCGGCGTCATGGAGGACGACTACACCGTCACCGGTTCGGGCATGCAACTCGCCTACGGCCACCTCGAGCAGGCCTACGAGGAGGGCCTCTCGAACGACGAGGCGATGACCATCGCGGCCCGGAGCATCAAGTCTGCCGCCGAGCGCGACACCGGCTCCGGCAACGGCGTCTTCCTCTGTGAAATCACCGAGGACGGCGTCGAGATCCACGGCCACAACGACTTCGAAGAAGTCATCTGA
- a CDS encoding ThuA domain-containing protein produces the protein MATVTIWNEYRHERENDEVAAVYPDGIHATIADFLEDDHEVTTATLDEPEHGLTSDVLEETDVLLWWGHTAHDEVEDEIVDRVQERVLEGMGLLVLHSGHYSKVFKRLMGTGCSLQWREDDGLERLWVVDPGHPIADGLGERIELPETEMYGEPFDVPEPDRLVFTSWFEGGEVFRSGCCYRRGSGRIFYFRPGHETIPIYENEDVQRVIRNAVEWATPNEGAPRTFGERD, from the coding sequence ATGGCCACTGTCACGATCTGGAACGAGTACCGACACGAACGGGAGAACGACGAGGTCGCCGCCGTCTATCCCGACGGGATCCACGCGACCATCGCCGACTTCCTCGAGGACGACCACGAGGTGACCACGGCGACGCTCGACGAACCCGAACACGGGCTCACCTCGGACGTCCTCGAGGAAACCGACGTCCTGCTCTGGTGGGGACACACGGCCCACGACGAGGTCGAGGACGAGATCGTCGACCGGGTCCAGGAACGCGTCCTCGAGGGAATGGGCCTGCTCGTGCTCCACTCCGGCCACTACTCGAAGGTCTTCAAGCGCCTCATGGGAACCGGTTGCAGTCTCCAGTGGCGCGAGGACGACGGCCTGGAACGCCTGTGGGTCGTCGATCCCGGTCACCCGATCGCGGACGGCCTGGGCGAGCGTATCGAACTCCCCGAGACGGAGATGTACGGCGAACCCTTCGACGTTCCCGAGCCCGACCGTCTGGTCTTCACGAGCTGGTTCGAGGGTGGTGAGGTGTTCCGCAGCGGGTGCTGTTACCGGCGTGGAAGCGGCCGCATCTTCTACTTCCGACCGGGCCACGAGACGATTCCGATCTACGAGAACGAGGACGTTCAGCGGGTGATCCGAAACGCCGTCGAGTGGGCCACGCCGAACGAGGGCGCCCCGCGGACGTTCGGCGAGCGAGACTGA
- a CDS encoding DUF555 domain-containing protein: protein MANYLVAMEAAWLVRDVEAIDDAIGVAVSEAGKRLNSENMEYVEVEVGATGCPACGEPFDSAFIAAETALVGLALEMDVFNADSEEHASRIAKSEIGGALRDVPLSVVEIFELDDDED, encoded by the coding sequence ATGGCCAACTATCTCGTCGCGATGGAAGCCGCGTGGCTCGTTCGCGACGTCGAAGCGATCGACGATGCAATCGGCGTCGCCGTCAGCGAAGCCGGAAAGCGACTCAACAGCGAGAACATGGAGTACGTCGAGGTCGAGGTCGGCGCGACGGGCTGTCCTGCCTGTGGCGAACCGTTCGACTCCGCGTTCATCGCGGCCGAAACCGCGCTCGTCGGGCTCGCCCTCGAGATGGACGTCTTCAACGCCGACAGCGAGGAGCACGCCTCTCGGATCGCGAAGAGCGAGATCGGCGGGGCGCTTCGAGACGTCCCGCTGTCGGTCGTCGAAATCTTCGAACTCGACGACGACGAGGACTGA